A single region of the Thermoanaerobacterium aotearoense genome encodes:
- a CDS encoding cytosine permease: MKEEMYELRTEDLSNSKLYNEDLAPTTIKQRTWDTYHFLSLWVGMSFSIPTFMLASGLISIGMNWGSAGKSRILQ; this comes from the coding sequence ATGAAAGAGGAGATGTATGAACTTAGAACAGAAGATTTATCAAACAGCAAGCTTTACAATGAAGACCTTGCGCCTACAACAATAAAACAAAGGACATGGGATACTTATCACTTTTTATCTTTATGGGTGGGAATGTCATTTTCCATACCTACATTTATGCTGGCCAGTGGGCTGATTTCAATAGGTATGAATTGGGGATCTGCAGGCAAGAGCAGAATTCTGCAATAG
- a CDS encoding Zn-dependent hydrolase gives MTDDMANIYATFKGSEDLPRIAVGSHCDSVVQGGNYDGILGVISAMEVAETIVTKKIPHRHPITVMIWTNEEGARFDPAMMSSGVITGKFDKNKMLASKDKDGITFGEALDASGYKGDEKNRMNPKEYMAFVELHIEQGPVLEAAKMDIGVVEGVVGMVNYEFEFIGQAGHAGTVPQRMRKDALYAASEAIQYLHRELDKLDSKLVYTTGRIICSPNVHTIIPDDVKFTLDARHQDPKIVQQVVDVIENIPKELAKCKVSYRKLWSRKTVAFNEDLVDLVEKNAKEYGYSCMRMYSGPGHDAQFVADILPTTMIFVPSIGGHSHCEIEKTSLDNCWKGANVLLKTILDIDKK, from the coding sequence GTGACAGATGATATGGCAAATATCTATGCGACCTTTAAAGGATCAGAAGATCTTCCGCGTATTGCAGTTGGATCACATTGCGATTCGGTAGTACAAGGTGGAAACTATGATGGTATTTTAGGTGTAATAAGTGCGATGGAAGTAGCTGAAACGATTGTTACAAAGAAGATTCCACATCGTCATCCAATTACGGTTATGATTTGGACCAATGAAGAAGGGGCTCGTTTTGACCCTGCCATGATGTCATCAGGTGTTATTACTGGTAAATTTGATAAAAACAAGATGCTGGCCTCAAAGGATAAGGATGGAATAACGTTTGGTGAAGCTTTGGATGCAAGCGGATACAAGGGTGATGAGAAAAATAGAATGAATCCCAAGGAATATATGGCTTTTGTGGAACTGCACATTGAGCAAGGTCCAGTGCTTGAAGCTGCAAAAATGGATATCGGAGTTGTTGAAGGTGTCGTTGGAATGGTCAATTATGAGTTTGAATTTATCGGCCAGGCTGGTCATGCAGGAACTGTTCCGCAGAGAATGAGAAAAGATGCTCTCTATGCAGCTTCTGAGGCTATTCAGTATCTTCACAGAGAGCTTGATAAGCTTGACAGTAAGTTGGTTTATACCACGGGTAGAATTATTTGCTCGCCAAATGTACATACAATTATACCGGATGATGTTAAGTTTACTTTGGATGCAAGACATCAAGATCCGAAAATTGTACAGCAGGTTGTTGATGTTATTGAAAACATTCCTAAAGAACTTGCAAAGTGCAAGGTTAGCTATCGGAAATTGTGGTCACGTAAGACTGTTGCCTTCAATGAAGATTTGGTCGATTTAGTAGAGAAGAATGCAAAAGAATATGGCTATTCCTGCATGAGAATGTATAGTGGTCCTGGGCATGATGCTCAGTTTGTTGCTGATATCCTGCCTACCACTATGATATTTGTTCCAAGTATTGGCGGACACAGTCATTGCGAAATAGAAAAAACATCTCTCGACAATTGCTGGAAGGGTGCCAATGTATTACTAAAAACGATATTAGATATTGATAAGAAATAG
- a CDS encoding IS1634 family transposase yields the protein MYLKKSKRSSGRIYLSIADGYRDKQRGHTRTVTIKSLGYLDELQKQYDDPIAFFEQKVKELNEQKAMKKVPITLSFSPDEKLSVNTDNRKNFGYAAFSKVYHELELDKFLRNRQRHSKEEYDANAIMKLLVFSRLLYPASKKKTYENKDIFFEKFDFSLDDVYRCLSFFNKHSDALQLWIHEHVKSLYDRNTSLVYYDVTNYYFEIDEQDELRRKGVSKEHRPDPIVQMGLFMDTNGIPITYKLFPGNALDKTTLMPMLRKIQHDYSLGRIIVVADKSIITGDNIWYTLSAGNGYVFSYSVRCADKEFKKYVLDENGYKYRGDNFKIKSRLYPREILVTTTKGRKMKKIVDEKQVVFYSEEYALKAKYERAAAIEKAKDLIKNPAKYNKATSYGASKYVKNLIFDDETGEILESARQHLVFDEEKLKEEERFDGYYAIVTSEYKESDDKIIEMYRGLWKIEEAFKITKSDIESRPVYLSLREHIDAHFLICFISLVIVRILEYRLKGKYSVSAILESLAKASCSYIQENYYLFDFNNDVLEDIGKELGIEFGHKYMRLGEIKKILGEVKK from the coding sequence GTGTATTTAAAGAAAAGTAAACGCAGTTCCGGAAGAATTTATCTCTCTATTGCAGATGGCTATCGTGATAAACAGAGAGGGCATACAAGGACTGTTACTATTAAATCTCTTGGTTACCTTGATGAACTTCAAAAACAATATGACGATCCTATTGCTTTTTTCGAACAAAAGGTTAAAGAATTAAACGAACAAAAAGCTATGAAAAAGGTTCCGATTACTCTTAGTTTTTCTCCTGATGAAAAACTTTCGGTTAATACAGATAACCGTAAAAACTTTGGCTATGCTGCGTTTAGTAAAGTTTATCATGAGCTTGAATTAGATAAATTTTTAAGAAACAGACAACGTCATTCAAAAGAAGAATATGATGCTAATGCTATTATGAAACTTCTCGTATTTTCACGTTTATTGTATCCTGCCTCAAAGAAAAAGACTTATGAGAATAAAGATATATTCTTTGAGAAGTTTGATTTTTCTTTGGATGATGTCTATAGATGTCTCTCTTTTTTCAACAAGCATAGTGATGCTTTGCAACTTTGGATTCATGAGCATGTTAAGTCTTTGTATGATCGAAATACTAGCTTAGTTTATTATGATGTTACCAACTATTATTTTGAAATTGATGAACAAGATGAATTACGGAGAAAAGGCGTTTCTAAAGAGCACAGACCAGATCCGATTGTACAGATGGGATTATTTATGGACACCAATGGTATACCTATTACCTATAAGCTTTTTCCTGGTAATGCTCTAGACAAAACTACACTTATGCCTATGTTAAGAAAAATACAACATGATTATTCTTTGGGAAGAATTATTGTTGTTGCTGATAAGAGTATCATTACTGGTGATAACATCTGGTATACTTTATCTGCTGGTAATGGATATGTATTCAGCTATTCTGTTCGTTGTGCGGATAAGGAATTTAAGAAATATGTTCTTGACGAAAATGGATATAAATACAGAGGAGATAACTTCAAGATAAAATCCAGACTTTATCCAAGAGAAATATTAGTAACTACCACTAAAGGAAGAAAGATGAAAAAGATAGTTGATGAGAAGCAGGTTGTTTTCTATAGTGAGGAATATGCTTTGAAAGCAAAATATGAACGAGCCGCTGCAATAGAAAAAGCCAAAGATTTAATTAAAAATCCAGCGAAATATAATAAAGCTACATCTTACGGTGCTTCCAAATATGTAAAAAATCTTATTTTTGATGATGAAACTGGCGAAATATTGGAAAGTGCTCGTCAACACCTAGTATTTGATGAGGAAAAATTAAAAGAAGAAGAAAGATTTGATGGATATTATGCAATAGTTACTAGCGAATACAAAGAATCTGATGATAAAATTATTGAAATGTATCGTGGTTTATGGAAAATAGAAGAGGCTTTCAAGATAACTAAAAGCGATATTGAAAGCAGACCAGTGTATTTATCACTGAGAGAGCATATTGATGCTCATTTTCTGATATGCTTTATATCACTTGTAATTGTAAGGATACTTGAATACAGACTAAAAGGCAAATATTCTGTTTCAGCTATACTTGAAAGCCTAGCCAAAGCATCCTGCAGCTATATACAGGAGAATTATTATCTTTTTGATTTTAATAATGATGTTCTTGAAGATATAGGCAAAGAACTAGGTATCGAATTTGGGCATAAATATATGAGGTTAGGAGAAATTAAAAAAATTTTAGGAGAAGTAAAAAAATGA
- a CDS encoding ammonium transporter, with amino-acid sequence MKKRILIPAIIALSMLIPNIAFAAAGKIDTGDTAFILFSAALVMIMTPGLAFFYGGMVNGKNVISIMMQSFTIIALISVQWVLFGFSLSFSGDINHLIGNLHWAGLNNIGLGPDSTYSSTIPLLAFMVYQLMFAIITPALITGAFAERMKFSAFIIFTLLWTTLVYDPLAHWVWGNGGWLRDLGALDFAGGTVVHISSGVSGLVAALILGKRKNAKMVPHHMPMVLMGAAFLWFGWFGFNAGSALSVNGIAVNAFVVTNTAAAAASIGWVLTEWKVSGKPTLLGAVSGAVAGLVAITPASGYVTAVSAIAIGVVSGIICFISVNYIKHKIGYDDSLDAFGIHGVGGTWGALATGLFATKAINPAGANGLFYGNPNQLLIQLTGVVATYIFAGLMSFIILKFISLFMELRVTKEEEELGLDIVEHGEEAYNIGFKAIDFNQ; translated from the coding sequence ATGAAAAAAAGAATACTAATTCCAGCTATTATTGCACTATCAATGTTGATACCAAATATAGCTTTTGCCGCAGCAGGAAAGATTGATACAGGAGATACCGCATTCATATTATTTTCGGCTGCTTTAGTCATGATCATGACGCCAGGATTAGCATTTTTCTATGGCGGTATGGTTAATGGGAAAAATGTCATAAGCATAATGATGCAAAGTTTTACTATTATTGCACTTATTTCTGTACAATGGGTATTATTTGGATTTTCATTATCTTTTAGTGGTGATATAAATCACTTGATAGGCAATTTACATTGGGCTGGACTTAATAACATCGGTCTTGGACCCGACAGTACTTATTCATCTACGATACCACTTCTAGCGTTTATGGTATATCAATTGATGTTTGCTATAATAACACCTGCTTTAATAACTGGTGCATTTGCAGAAAGGATGAAATTTTCAGCATTTATAATATTTACATTGCTTTGGACGACTTTAGTATATGATCCGCTTGCACATTGGGTGTGGGGAAACGGCGGATGGCTTAGAGACTTAGGTGCATTGGATTTTGCAGGTGGCACCGTCGTTCACATAAGCTCTGGCGTATCAGGTCTTGTAGCAGCCTTAATTCTTGGTAAGAGAAAGAATGCAAAGATGGTACCGCATCACATGCCGATGGTTTTGATGGGAGCAGCATTCTTGTGGTTTGGTTGGTTTGGATTTAATGCAGGGAGTGCTTTATCTGTAAATGGCATAGCGGTTAATGCATTTGTTGTGACAAATACTGCTGCTGCTGCTGCATCCATAGGATGGGTATTAACTGAATGGAAAGTAAGCGGCAAACCGACACTACTAGGTGCTGTAAGCGGCGCTGTAGCAGGACTTGTTGCAATTACACCAGCGTCAGGTTATGTTACAGCCGTTTCAGCAATTGCAATAGGTGTTGTATCAGGTATAATATGCTTTATATCTGTCAATTACATTAAACATAAGATTGGATATGATGATTCGCTTGACGCATTTGGAATACACGGTGTTGGAGGTACATGGGGTGCATTGGCAACAGGTCTATTTGCTACGAAAGCTATAAATCCTGCAGGTGCAAATGGCTTATTTTACGGCAATCCGAATCAATTGCTTATTCAGCTTACAGGAGTTGTTGCGACTTACATCTTTGCAGGACTTATGTCATTCATAATACTGAAATTTATAAGCTTATTTATGGAGCTTAGAGTTACTAAAGAAGAAGAGGAATTAGGTCTTGACATAGTTGAACACGGTGAAGAAGCGTATAACATAGGCTTTAAAGCTATTGACTTTAATCAATAA